The sequence GAAGATGGTTCTATCCTCAATAACCCAGCACTTGTCAAAATTTGCCAAGAAGTTAGCGATCGCAATGGCAAACTACATCTAGTTGGGCTTTGTTCTGAAGGTGGGGTACATTCTCACATCAGCCACCTATTCGGGTTACTTGACTTAGCCAAGCATGAGCGAATTTCTGAAGTTTGTATCCACGCGATTACTGATGGTCGTGACACCACGCCAAAAGAGGGTGTAAACGCCATCGGTTTACTGCAAGATTATTTAGACCGCATCGGCATCGGGCGGATAGCCACCATCAGCGGGCGCTACTACGCAATGGATCGAGATCACCGTTGGGATCGGGTCAAACGCGCCTATGATGTGATGACACAGGATGGTGCTCTTAGCGATCGCACAGCTTTAGAAGTATTGAAAGCATCCTATGCAGAAGGGGTGACAGACGAATTCATCGTTCCACAACGCATTGCTGCCGGTGCCATAGAGCCAGGGGACGGCGTGATATTTTTTAACTTCCGCCCTGATCGCGCCAGACAGTTAACACAAGCTTTTGTCAGCCCAAACTTTACGGGCTTTGACAGAGAGCAAATCGCACCGCTATCTTTTGCCACCTTCACGCAATACGATTCTGACTTACCCGTGGCTGTAGCTTTTACACCTCAAAATCTCAGTAATATTCTGGGTGAAGTCATAGCCAACCATGATTTAAAACAGTTTCGCACCGCCGAAACCGAAAAATACGCCCACGTCACCTATTTCTTTAATGGCGGTCTGGAAGAACCTTTCCCAGGAGAAGACAGGGAATTGGTAAGTAGTCCGATGGTGGCGACTTACGACAAAGCCCCAGCGATGTCAGCAGAAAAGGTCACAGATGTAGCGATCTCGGCGCTGGAAAAGTGCATCTACTCTCTAGTAGTGATTAATTATGCTAATCCAGACATGGTGGGGCATACTGGGCAGATAGAAGCGACCATCGTCGGTGTAGAAAAGGTGGATCGCTGCTTGGGTCGTCTACTCGCTAGCATCACCAAAGTCGGGGGTACAACAATTATTACTGCTGACCACGGTAACGCTGAGTATATGCTAGATGACGCAGGTAATCCTTGGACAGCCCACACTACTAACCCTGTTCCCTTCATCTTGGTAGAAGGAGAGAGAGCAAAAATCCCTGGACATGGTGCCGATGTCGAACTGCGAAACGATGGTAAGTTAGCCGACATTGCGCCGACAATTCTTGAAATTTTACAACTACCTCAGCCGCCGGAAATGACAGGGCGATCGCTTGTCAAAACTGCAGAATACGACGTGCAACGCGCTCGCACTCCTGTGCAAGCAAGTATGTAAAATGGAAAACAGTTAACTGTTAACAGTTAACTGTCTCTTCTGTGTACAAATTTATTATCTATTTAGATTGCTACCATGACAGTTTCTAACATTGTGCAAGGCATTTGGGCAGCTTCCGCCCTCGGTTTGATTGTGTTGGTGCTGTTGCATAGCCCCAAAGGCGACGGAATCGGCGCAATTGGCGGACAAGCCCAATTGTTTAGCAGCACTAAGAGTGCAGAAAATACTTTGAACCGAGTTACATGGGCCCTGACAGTAATTTTTATGGGTTTGACAACAGTTTTAAGCGCTGGTTGGTTGCCTAAATAAGTATGGGGAGAAAATCCCGATACCCAACACCTAATAACCCGAAAAATTATCTAATTTGGCGGCGCTTGATAGCAGTTCTGGCCTTATCTATTGGCGCAGGGCTGCTTGTCATTTTCACCAACCTGTCATCTCCCGCTTTATTGACAAAATCACCAAAACATGAACTAAAATTAGCAATTTCTCTCCCCACCCCCTCGTCTTCCCATCCTCTACCGCCCACATTAACAAAATGGCAAGACACCACCAATAGCGGCGACTATTTTGACCAAGTTACGCCTACCCAGGTTGGTTATCTAGTTTGGTCACGGTTTCCAATTCGCGTCTATATAGAACCCCAAGCAAAAGTCTGGATTCAAGGTGTTCTACAAGCCGTACAAGAGTGGAATAATTATTTACCTTTGCTGGTAGTCAAACAGCCAGAAACGGCTGATATTCAAATTTTGAGAAAAGTGCCACCCTTACAAGGAAAGCCACTCCGGGCGCGCTCTGCTCAAACTAGTTATGAATTTTATATTAACAACCATGTTTTATCTCACCGTTTCACTATCTTGTTGAGTCCCAGTCAAACGGGCGAGTATGTCCCTGCGGCTATTCGTCACGAACTTGGTCACGCTTTGGGAATTTGGGGACACAGCTTGCTGCCAACAGATGCTCTCTATTTTTCCCAAGTGCGTCAACCACCGCTGATTTCGCCCAGAGATATCAACACCTTAAAAAAGGTATATGAACAGCCAACTAGTTTAGGCTGGTCTTTAAAATAATCAGTTTTAGAATGGCTCAGGTCGGATTTGAACCAACGACCCCAGGCTTATGAGTCCCGTGCTCTAACCAACTGAGCTACTGAGCCAAGCTGAATCTCACGCTTCATCAGTGTAGCATGAGCAATTAGCGATCGCTAGCCTCATGGGCTACAAATTCTCTCAAATCCCAATTAAAAACAGTAAGAGAGAGAGTTAACTCCCTCCCTCAAAGCATGGTTAAGTTATGGACAACTAGCACTAGATGCGACTAGCAAGTAAGGCAACTGGATTAACAGCACCCTTACCTGCTGGATGGATTTCAAAATGGGTGTGTGGCCCGGTACTAAAACCAGTGCTACCCATTAAAGCAATTGTTTCACCTTGGCGCACCTGCTGACCCGCCCGTACGAGTAGCTTGCTGTTGTGACCGTAGCGAGTCATGCTGCCGTCAGGATGGCGGATGTCTACAAGATTACCGTAGCCACCATTGTTCCAGCCAGATTTTTCGATGACACCATCGGCTGATGCGTAAATTGGTGTACCAACAGCATTAGCAATGTCAATTCCCTTGTGTGGGCGTCCCCAACGCATACCGAAACCGGAGGTTAAAACGCCTTTTGCGGGCCATGCATAAGCCGCAGAGGAGGTAGATGGAGGGGGAGTAGCTTCATCTATTGTCCTGGGCAGGTATTGATCTACTGCTGCCAAGGGTGGTAACTGTGGAGATACTCTAGTGCCTCGCATCCTGCCTAGGGAGTCTGAAGCATTAACGCCGGAGGGGACGACCAAACGAGAACGAGACTCATCAGGTGACTGACCACCGGCTTGGTTGGGCAGAAACTCTGGGTTGATTGGCTCGTTGGGTCGAGTCGCCCGATATGGTAATTGAGCGGGTTGAGCACCGTAGTTAACAGTGCCTACAGGAGAAGGTACGGGAATCTGTACTGCATTCCGTAGAGCATTGGGGCTAGACACCGCAAAGTTGTTTGGGCTGGGAACAGGAACTGACACTGCAGCGCTGTCTGTTTCTGCGGTATCTGGCTCAATTACACCAGCTTGTTGAGCGCGGTATTTGTTCCGTAGCCTCTCAATTTCTGCTTGTAAACTCCGCAGCCGCTCATTACCTTTTGTTCTGGCGACCTTCTGGGGTTTTGTCTGCAACTGGATTTGAGCATAAGCTTTTGGCATGGGGGTATCACCACCGACGCCATAGGAATTACCTGAGCTAATATTTGTCCCTAGCTGGTTGTTTACACCTATGGGTGTTGGTACTGTGATGGTGCTGCTGTCACCAATAACCGATAACTGCGGCGCCATGGGTAGGTTCAAGTTAGCACTGGGTGCGTTGACTGAGGGAGCAGCTAACTTGGGAGTAATACTAGACTGCACAACAATGGGGTCAGTTGCTAACTGAGACTGGTTAGCGATGCTGCGAGCAACCCCAGGAGCGGGAATGATCAGTTTTTGACTGATTTGCAGTTGATTGGGATTGGTGAGATTGTTTGCCCTGATGAGTTCTGATACGGAAATACCGTAGCGGCTAGCGATCGCTGCTAGTGTATCTCCTGGCTTCACTTCATAGCTTTCGGGATTGGGTAGGTTAGCTACTTTGAGTGTGGCTGTTTTGGGTGCTGTTAAGGTGGAATTGACAACTCCCGCCTGTTCTGTGCTGGATACTGGGTCAGTTTCCTTGGAATCAGCCACATTTGGCAACTGTTGTGTTGCTGTGTTGCTGACATTGATTTGTGCCGCTGTTTCTTCTACTGTTGAAGACGCCGACTCATTTGTAACTTTTGATAAATTTTTTGTCTCCCCAGACCGCAACTCCGCCAGACTCTTTCTTAGACGGTTCGATTTTTCCTGTAAGCGATTCAATGCAAATTCTTGCTGCGCTTTCAGTTGTGCATTGACTTCACTGTTAACGGCTTGATCTGCTGCTGGCTGGTTTGTCAGCGATTTGGTTTGAGAGCCGCTAAGACCGCTAGCGCTGGAGAGCTTTGTCACATCTCTGGGCTGGCTGACTGACGAACTTGGTACTGCTTGGGGGTGCAAATACAGCGAAGCTTTGACAGTTGCTGTTGATGCGGGAACTTGTACAGATTTTGCACCTGCGACTTGTAACTTAGCTTCAAGCCCAGGAACTTGCGAAATTGCTGTTGGTTCCACTATGACGGGGTTTGCCGGCACACTCGCTGATGAGACACTTTGAGCCTCTAACTTAGTGGTAGCAAATTTCATTTCCGTATCTGGAGCAGCAGGAATCGCTGAGGCTGCTTTTTGGCTACCGACAGGAGCTGCTGCTTGGGCTTGATCGCTTTGTCGAGTCACCAAGAGGCTGGTTGCTCCCATCGAGATCGCTAGGCCAATCATGGCGAAGTTTGTCCGCGCCCGATGATTAGCTTTGGAATTTACTACATTGAGCTGCTCCACCGGGGCATCATCGCTGTTAGAAGTATTTTTCAGCACAGCCGTTACTCTCTTTTTCAATGCTCGTTTCAAAGACGACCTCCTATTGATCACTAGCGCTTAACTGACCTAATTTTTCAGTCTGATACTAGTCAATGATTTAGATCACATCAAGAGACAGATCAAGATCACACCCACCAGAGATACTTACGCAAGATTAACCTGCTTCTCTGATTTAGACAAGATCAAACTTTGCTTGCAAAATTTTAAAATTGCTGTGCCGACTTGTCTGCTTCACTCTTCACACCCTGGGACGCTTTGCTCTTTGCAGTAGTTCATTGCCCGTCTTGCTCAATCCGTAGAAACTTGACAAGCACTGGCTTTGCCGCGTTTACTTCTGTCTGCAATTTACTAGCTATAACCTCTGGAAAAACAATGCTTCCCACTGTAAATATGTTCAAGATATTTTTTTCCAATCCGCCTTCTAAACACGAGACTTTACGTTGATTATTCCCCAAAAAACAACCGTGTAAACTCGCACCGATATTTGCGCCCCTGAAGAATGCTTTTGGAATCAAAGTTGCTCAAATGCCCTTTTAGACTGCTTTTCAAGGTGTTTGTTCCCCAATCCTAATTCGCCGAAATTCATGAAAACCTATGATTCAAATCCGGCATCGGCTCACTTGTGATATACAAATTTCTTATATAACCTGACTCGTGTGCGTAAGTGTTTAGCACTGTGTTTCGGGCAATCTATCCAAGTCAAGTATACCTGTTCACATTTTTAATGTTGTATCAATGAATATTTTTGCTGAAAGAGATTGCTTACTTCATAAAACTTTTGAATTTATTAAGTATTTTTACTTATAATTTCTAGAAAGAGGCTACTGTAGGTAAGTTAACTGACGACGAGCTTCAAATAATCCTACTGCTACACTCACGGATAGATTCAGGCTGCGAACTTGGGGTTGAGCCATGGGAATGTGGAGGGTGGTGTCACAAGCCGATAGCACTGCTGGAGATAAGCCAGTGGTTTCGCTACCGAATAACAACCAGTCGCCGGATTGAAATCGAAATTCTAAATAATTCAAACTACCGCCCACACTAAATCCTAGTCGTCTACCGCCTCGTTGTTGACGTAGGCTTTCAAAGGCTGTTAGGGACTCGTGATAGTGAAGTTTCACATAAGGCCAATAGTCTAAGCCGGCTCTTTTGAGGTAGCGATCGCTAATCTCAAACCCCAAAGGCCCCACCAAATGCAATTCTGTTCCCGTCGCCGCGCAGGTGCGGGCTATATTGCCTGTATTGGGAGGAATTTGTGGGTTGACTAGAACTACCTGCACCATCGTCAAGGAAATAAATGTATTGTAGAAAACACTGTATCTACTTTACTAAATCTATATAGAGATAGAAGCTATCCATAGGTTTTACTAATCAGACCCGAATTACCTCTATCGATTAGATTTTTTGAACAGATAAAGTATATCTGAAAGCTATATACCAAAGCAGTTTTCATCACTCTCAAGAAATATATTTGCTTTGTGAAGATGAGATTTCTTGATGTTTGATGAAAATTCCGTATATCCTCTGAGAAATCTACCATTAGTCAGAAGACACAGTATGGGGTGTCATACCACCTGGGAAGAACACAATTTGTTTTCTAATTCGATTTCCCGTTCTTGGGTAGCAACGATCGCCTGAGTGATGACGCGCTGACAGTCGAATCCGACTGCGTGGAGTTGCAGCCATTGTTGGGCTTCATTACCTTCGCGGAGTATTTTGCGTAGGGGGGACAGGAAACAGCTAAAACCTTGTTGTTTAGCGATCGCCCAAACTTCCTGATACAGTTCCTCAATCCAATCTCTAGCGATGATGGTGCTGCCATCTTGCCAACGCTTGAGTTGGGCATCTAAACTGGCAGATGCGGCTGCGGCTTCGTTTTCTGCCGTTAAGGTGACGAGTTCTGTAGGTGAGAGAGTGCTCTGAGTTAGAGGATCTATATTTGGTTGGTCAATTAGCTGTAACAGCCGCGCTTCTAAGAAAGCGGTAATGGCGAGTAAGGCTATGGGATCTGTAACCAAATCACAAATTCGCAATTCTAGACGATTCAAATCATAGGGACGGCGATCGCCATTGGGGCGTACTGATGACCACAAATGGCGGACATTTTGCATTGTCCCGGCGGCTAGCTGTTCTTCTACCCATTGGATGTGGTGGGCGTGGCTGGCGAATAGGGGTACATGGGCGGGGGTTTGGGGAAAGATTCCCCAGCGAGTGGAGTGATAGCCTGTGGTTTGACTATCCAGAAATGGAGATGAGGCGCTGAGGGCTAGAAATAGGGGGGCTTCCACACGAATCACGCGACAGGCGCGCATCAGGAGTTCTGGATCGCTGATGCCAACATTGATGTGGACGCTGGCGGTGACTACTTTTGTGCCGTAGGTTTGTTCTATGTAGTCGTGGTAGGGGTTTGTGGGATCGGAGCGAAAAAAGCGATCGCTCCTCCCAAGAGATAAAGTACTACCGGGAATTAAGGTATAGTTACCCAAACGCTGGATATAGTGTCGCAGTTGCCGACGTGGACTCAACAAAGCACACAACAACTGGTCGTAGTTATACAGCGGTTTAGTAATGTACTCCACATTGCGGCTATCAGGCTCCCGCACAAATCCATCTAAAGCCGAGACAATCTTGTCGGAGAGACCGACGATTTCACCTTGAGGTGTCCCAGTGTACATCTCAATCTCAAAGCCTTTCGTTAAGACCACTTTGTTTTCCTCGCCTCTCCTAGTTTATAGATTGTATCGAATTAGACGGTTTTTTGCACAGTTATTCTTGTTAAATCCCAGTTAAGAATCATTGAATTTATTGCTAAAAAGCCACTAATGTTTTCTTTGGTGTGGGGGTATTTATTGAGAAAGGTAGTATGAAAAATTTCCTCAATATATTGAGTTGTAATTTTACATAATCTACTGGAGTTAGAACTAGTCATAAAACATACTGAGAAGAAAATGTAGCAAAAAATGTTGCATATCCCAGCTTTACAAAATATTACTCACTTACGTTTGTGCTTTGGCGCTTGTTTTTGCTGAATTTGGCTAGGAGGCGTAGTATGTTGCGAGAGGAATGTAGCAGGTGAATCACTATTGTGGGCGATATCGAGACGGAGAAATTGGGCCCATGCTTCAGTGTTGAGTAAATTACTGGCTGTTTCATAATTATCAACAGCGATCGCGCCGATAACTTGACGCCATGCTATTTTTAGAGGCTCAACAAATATTTCTTCGCCAGAAATTTCATTCAACAAAGAAATAGCGGTTTTAAAAGTTCCTGAAATAGGAGACAAACTTTTTCTTTTTAATCCTTGAAGTACCACATTTAACCACACTGGTAGAAGCTCTAACCAGCTATTTTTTTGAATAGTAGTGAGCGCTAGTTCTTCTTTACCCAAGACACACCAAATACATAGAGGTTCAATAGCTAATTGTGAATCACGGAGTTTTACAGCATTTATCCACAATTGTTGAGCAATAAATTCCAGTATACTTGATGGTAATTTTAAGACTTGCTGATTTTTTCTGACTTCAATACTTAATTTATGATTAATTTCATCAAATATTATAAAAAGCGATAAATTTTGACCAATATTATTGATTGGAGATAGTACCCGAAAAGCTGTAATAATCTTACCTGTTTCTGAATTATCGAACTCTAAATCAGACCGCTGAATAATTTGCTTTAATTCCTCAAGGCTTAACGTGGAAATATCGCTAAGTTTATCATCAGTTTTCAAAAAAACTGCTGCATCGTTCTGGTTTATAGGAGTTTCATTTGCAGACTGAGATTGTAAAGTAATTTTTTCAGTTAAAGGGTCTGTGACAGCATATATTTGTATGGAGTAGGGAGCCTGTAACATAGTACCTTTTTCATAAAAAGTTCGTCCTTCAGCGGTAACTGTAATTGGTGATTTAGCTGCTAAAGTTTGTAACTTTTGTAAATTAGAAATAGTACTGCGGACAAATATAGGATCAAGCCCAAGTACAGATGCTAATTCATCTCCGCTGGGGGGTGGATCAAATTCAATTCCAGCGCGGATAATAAATTCTTCCAATACATTAAATTTGCGTTGTTCTTGAACAGTTAATTCTATAATATTTTGACGCAAGTTGTAGTGGAATTGGCGCGCCATAATCACTGAAATATTAGAATTTTGTGATTCAATTTCAGCTATCAATTTATGGAGATGCTCATCAATTGGTTTAGCAGAGGATGCGAGAAACATCGATGAAACCTCCGTGATGGTTAACAATATCAGAAACCTGAGAATACATCTTGCCAACTTTACCGGGTTGCTGAGTAAACAAATCGTGACTTCCTACAATTATTAATAGTTCTTGGGCGCGGGAAAAAGCAACGTTAACTCGTTCTGGTTTTTTAGCAAATCCCACATCGCCTCTATGATTATTGCGAACCATGCTGACAATTACAATAGGTCTTTCCATACCTTGAAATTGATCTACGGTTCCAGTGCGAATATGTAGTGAAGGGAAAAGTTCAGATTGCAAGCGTTCGTCAATTTTTCTGAGTTGAGCGCCGTAAAATGTAATCACAGCAATTTCTTTTTTAGGTTCACCATTAGCAACTCTAGAAGACCAAGTATTTTCAAATTGCTGACACAAATTTTCAATGACATCAATTTCGGGAATATTGAAAAATGAAGTTCCTTCACGCTGTTCTGTAAATTCGATTGTTTCTGACATTTTTATCCAAATCAGATGATGGTTTTGTTGAATAATATCACCTGCTAGATTATGGGCGCGTTTGGTGTCAGGTTCTAAAATTCCACATTCTAATTTACCATCATAAAACTGATTAATTGCGCCCATAATAAATGGATGCATTCGATATTGAGTGGTTAGCATTTGCTTGATACTGTTATCAGCAGTTTCAAACTGCTTTTTAAAAAGAGATTCTTCTAAAAACTGCACTTCATCTCGTCCACTTCTCAGTGATTGAGCAACTTCTTCTATGGTGCTAGTGTCAAGCATTGGTGGTAATTGTCGATGATCGCCCACCATGACTAGCTTTTTACCTTTTAAAGCGGGAATTAATAACTCTGGTGGTGTACACTTACTAACTTCGTCAATAATCACAACGTCAAAGGATTGAAATTCTTCTGAGAATTCTCTATTTGCTGCTTGTACACAGGTAATTCCGATGACGTTGGCGTTGTCTAGATAAATACGTCTTAAATCGTGGCGATCGCTCTCTGTAGGGTTGCGTACCTTTGCAATCCAATCTTGCACAAAATTCTCATATCTATTGATATAATTGTCTTCTTTTTGCAGTTCCTGTTTCCAAGTTTCAAACTGATTTTTAATCTTATATAACAAATCTATATTAAATAAATTTGTATCAGCCATATCAGGCTTGAATTTAACAGGTATGATTTGCCATAATTCTTGCAACCAGTTTCTTTCTGCTCTTAAGTTTTCTGATAACAGTGGTTGTGTCAATTCGTGGATTTGTGTTTGTATTTGATTGAGAGCAACTCTAATCATTTCAACTTCTGTTGTGAGATTTTCACTATGCTCATTCAGAGAATTTTTAGTTGCAGCCAACATTGCTAAATAATCTAATGAGGGAATTAATAGTTCTAGCTGATTTAAGTTACTTTTCCAAGACTGTACTTTTTGAGAAAACTCTTGTGGTTGTTCCCAAATGTTGGATTGTTTATTGAGGTATTTTTCAGTCAATGTGCGTAATTTATCAGGTATATTCGGCTGTTGGTAAATTTTTTGCAAAATTTCTAAAACTCGTCCTAACTTTAAATTAGCATCTTGGCTTTCTTTTTCTACTTGAGTTTGGGCTGTGGATATTTGTTGTTGGGTAATTAGGCTTTGATCTAGTTCATTTAATTGTTTTTGTAGGTGTTGCAAATTTTGTTCAGCTTCGGTTTTAATATAGGCAACACACTTGCGCGCATTTGTCAGGATATGTTCTAATAACTCTTGTGTAATTCTGGTGAGAGTTGCATTGAGATTTTTGTTATCCCATGATTTACCATAAATTTGACGGATTCTCACCAAGAAAATCTGGGTATTTTCAACTAGCAATTTACGCTGATTTTGGGTGAGTAATTGATAATTATTAAATTCTTGAAAAATTTGTTGCCATTGAGTGCGATCGCTATTTGATAAGATTATAGGTATCTGGCTAAAATTTTGTTGTAAAAAGTGACTAAAATTATACTGCTTACCTCGTCTATCGCTAAAACCTCCCTCTGCTTCATAAGATAAGGCTTTGACTAAAAGCTCCCATTCTGGCAAAATCAAACTGTAATTTTTTGGCACGATTGACAATTTTAATTTACTGGCGAACATTAACAATCCCAATGGTAACTGCACCATATTTTCTGTTAATGGTTGTCCAGATTTATAACAATCACTTAATATTTGATATAACTCAGAAGCTGCGGTAGACTTCCATTCTGTCACTGCTTCAATAATATAATTAATTTCCCGTTGGCGATTTTCCCAACCGCGAATAGTTTGCTGTAAACTTTGTTGTTTGGTCAACAGTTGTTGATAATTTGTTTGTAATTGATTTAAATCGGTAGCATTCTGTTGAAAAACCTGTGCTAAAGTTGCGACTTCTGACATAGCAAAAGCTGCAGTTTCCGCATCAGTCAATGCTGTTTTTAGTACAAAGATTTCTGTAACTACTGTTTCCTGTAACCAAGCTGCTAGCCCAAATGCGCCGCATTCAGGGCGAACTAAACCTACTTCCTCAGTGTAGTTGATGGCTTGACGAACATTATATAAAAAAGCTTTGACTTGATTGTTACCTTCTGTATATGTTTGCAGACGTGGTAGAAAGTTTTTAACTTCTAATGATTCCCAATTAATATTTGCTGGAGAAAGCAAGTGTTCAAAATCTGTTAAGAGAGATGCAATTTCTTTTTTATGAGTTAATTTATCAGTATAAGATGCTTCTTGATTTTTGAAGTTTGTCTCTAAAGCAATCTTAGTTTTTTGAAATTCTTCTTGTTGTTGATTGAATTGTTCTTCGACTTGGAGATAATCTGTGAATCTTGGAGACAATGCTAATAATTGACGGAAAAGTTGGATATTACCATGACGTTGCTGCAGATTATTTTCGCAGTCATGAGCAGTATTTTCTAACCATGTACCTATCACTTTTTCTTCTAAAAATGGCTGTCCTTCGTCTCCGACTTTCTCAGCGCGTCCCTTTCGTACAGCCCGAATTACAGGATTGTGAACTAATCGACTTAAGGCGTTATCTACAGCTAAATTTGCTTGAGAAGCGATGAGAGTACGTCCACCTCGTAAAGCAATTTGATAACAAATTTCAGCAATTACGGTTGTTTTACCTGTTCCTGGTGGCCCTTGAATGAGAACAAGATCATCAGCTGCGAGTACGGTTTCTACTGCTGCTTTTTGTCCTGGATTAGCAGCAGATAATAATAAATCTTTTGGTTGTAATTGAATAGTTTTTTTAATTGGTCTTGCTTGGGAAGCATCAAATAAAAAATTACCCAAATAAGGGTTTTGAGTGCGTCCGTTATTTAAATCTTCTAAAGCTTTTTTCTTGCGCTGAATTTGTTGGATGTCACCAACAGCTTCAAAACATAAAAAACCAATATTTGGTAACTGATAACGTTCAGTAGCAATATAATCAGCTAATTCCCGTTCTAGCCGTAAATTAATTAGACAACGTTGAGAGTCAATACCGATAATCGACCCTAATTGACGACCATTATACCAATTTTTTCCTACAGGAGCAGTTTCAAAAAGTTTTAAATCATCGTTTTTAGCTCGTTGTACTCGTTCCCAAAAATTCTTGACTTCTAAAGCATTTTCACGGGAGCCGTCAAGGGTGGCGGAGGTAACATTAATTTCTAAAATAACTTGTCTTTTAGAAACATATTTATAACCACTG is a genomic window of Fortiea contorta PCC 7126 containing:
- a CDS encoding translation initiation factor IF-2 N-terminal domain-containing protein — its product is MNNTKIRIYELSKQLNLDSKKILAICEQLNITAKSPSSTISQAEAEVIITVTQKTSTTSKNSAKKKTDVEDWGYGLINSSIDSLIRHLEGQSTLESYTDFQERRERAHELMFECVGKQACLFYISRQGAGKDPGEEIWELTIATDRDDSQLPIRLRKLGKTLGFKAAVQKNGKGGLKILSIQLLPLSKGSADAYRAAYRLRLCPNHQHHIDIPFKALTRIASMPVCGDNIPTEDQLKAWKAFLQIEENIAKARQFCVAYSGYKYVSKRQVILEINVTSATLDGSRENALEVKNFWERVQRAKNDDLKLFETAPVGKNWYNGRQLGSIIGIDSQRCLINLRLERELADYIATERYQLPNIGFLCFEAVGDIQQIQRKKKALEDLNNGRTQNPYLGNFLFDASQARPIKKTIQLQPKDLLLSAANPGQKAAVETVLAADDLVLIQGPPGTGKTTVIAEICYQIALRGGRTLIASQANLAVDNALSRLVHNPVIRAVRKGRAEKVGDEGQPFLEEKVIGTWLENTAHDCENNLQQRHGNIQLFRQLLALSPRFTDYLQVEEQFNQQQEEFQKTKIALETNFKNQEASYTDKLTHKKEIASLLTDFEHLLSPANINWESLEVKNFLPRLQTYTEGNNQVKAFLYNVRQAINYTEEVGLVRPECGAFGLAAWLQETVVTEIFVLKTALTDAETAAFAMSEVATLAQVFQQNATDLNQLQTNYQQLLTKQQSLQQTIRGWENRQREINYIIEAVTEWKSTAASELYQILSDCYKSGQPLTENMVQLPLGLLMFASKLKLSIVPKNYSLILPEWELLVKALSYEAEGGFSDRRGKQYNFSHFLQQNFSQIPIILSNSDRTQWQQIFQEFNNYQLLTQNQRKLLVENTQIFLVRIRQIYGKSWDNKNLNATLTRITQELLEHILTNARKCVAYIKTEAEQNLQHLQKQLNELDQSLITQQQISTAQTQVEKESQDANLKLGRVLEILQKIYQQPNIPDKLRTLTEKYLNKQSNIWEQPQEFSQKVQSWKSNLNQLELLIPSLDYLAMLAATKNSLNEHSENLTTEVEMIRVALNQIQTQIHELTQPLLSENLRAERNWLQELWQIIPVKFKPDMADTNLFNIDLLYKIKNQFETWKQELQKEDNYINRYENFVQDWIAKVRNPTESDRHDLRRIYLDNANVIGITCVQAANREFSEEFQSFDVVIIDEVSKCTPPELLIPALKGKKLVMVGDHRQLPPMLDTSTIEEVAQSLRSGRDEVQFLEESLFKKQFETADNSIKQMLTTQYRMHPFIMGAINQFYDGKLECGILEPDTKRAHNLAGDIIQQNHHLIWIKMSETIEFTEQREGTSFFNIPEIDVIENLCQQFENTWSSRVANGEPKKEIAVITFYGAQLRKIDERLQSELFPSLHIRTGTVDQFQGMERPIVIVSMVRNNHRGDVGFAKKPERVNVAFSRAQELLIIVGSHDLFTQQPGKVGKMYSQVSDIVNHHGGFIDVSRILC